The following are encoded together in the Alteromonas gilva genome:
- the rplV gene encoding 50S ribosomal protein L22 — translation MEALAKHRFARTSAQKARLVADQVRGLHVEKALELLTYSPKKSAALVKKVLESAIANAEHNEGADIDELRVAKIFVDEGPTMKRIKPRAKGRADRIFKRSSHITVVVADN, via the coding sequence ATGGAAGCATTAGCTAAACACCGTTTTGCCCGCACGTCGGCTCAAAAAGCACGCTTGGTAGCGGATCAGGTTCGCGGATTGCACGTAGAAAAAGCACTAGAACTGCTTACGTACAGCCCTAAGAAAAGTGCTGCGCTGGTTAAGAAAGTTTTGGAATCAGCAATCGCTAACGCAGAACATAACGAAGGCGCAGACATTGATGAACTGCGCGTCGCTAAGATCTTCGTTGACGAAGGCCCAACTATGAAGCGTATCAAGCCACGTGCCAAAGGCCGTGCGGATCGTATCTTTAAGCGCAGCAGTCACATTACTGTGGTTGTAGCGGATAACTAG